The Streptomyces spororaveus genome includes a region encoding these proteins:
- a CDS encoding esterase/lipase family protein — protein MSMPVVSIWDNTIPGAQPHHPRASAWDAVWPFTGGTAWVFYSNPGQTRVRKPVILADGFSAGKSDPDALWNGLENGEYPFISKLREAGFDLVLLGFDERSASITVNADVAIQCIEKTIADREGEARLTVGGFSMGGLVTRYALAKMHHDGDEHETSTYLSYDTPHCGAWLPISVQAFAHFVKDNWGDLPGFGELLGSFSRMVNSQAARQLLRWHIETVSAEVRQDQARTDFLAELERVGSWPPGVRRLGVANGTGTGAGNNIPAGVTAMRTTGAELTGTRLDTQNTGEQTVAILKKTGSPEIPINTRNLPDIDGAPGGLFPEALNLPGRPGNFGTAAMLAGLLEGEPAELTYNATTFVPSVSAVAAGAIDDRDALYSKIDPADSELDHFKCASDNQGHTVITEELGEWILDKLQTP, from the coding sequence ATGTCCATGCCTGTTGTGAGCATCTGGGACAACACCATCCCTGGCGCCCAGCCCCACCACCCGAGGGCATCCGCGTGGGACGCCGTCTGGCCCTTCACAGGAGGAACCGCCTGGGTGTTCTACAGCAACCCAGGGCAGACCCGGGTCAGGAAGCCGGTGATCCTCGCCGACGGATTCTCCGCCGGGAAGAGCGACCCCGACGCCCTGTGGAACGGCCTGGAGAACGGCGAGTACCCCTTCATCTCCAAGCTGCGGGAAGCCGGCTTCGACCTGGTGCTCCTCGGCTTCGACGAGCGGTCCGCGTCGATCACCGTGAACGCCGACGTGGCCATCCAGTGCATCGAAAAGACGATCGCCGACCGCGAAGGGGAGGCCCGGCTGACGGTCGGCGGCTTCAGCATGGGAGGCCTGGTCACCCGCTACGCCCTCGCCAAGATGCACCACGACGGCGACGAACACGAGACTTCGACGTACCTCTCCTACGACACCCCGCACTGCGGAGCCTGGCTGCCCATCTCGGTTCAGGCGTTCGCGCACTTCGTCAAGGACAACTGGGGCGATCTCCCCGGATTCGGCGAGCTCCTCGGCAGCTTCTCGCGGATGGTCAACAGCCAGGCCGCCCGCCAGTTGCTGCGCTGGCACATCGAGACCGTCTCCGCGGAGGTCCGCCAGGACCAGGCCCGCACCGACTTCCTGGCGGAGCTGGAGCGGGTGGGCAGCTGGCCCCCCGGCGTGCGTCGGCTCGGGGTCGCCAACGGCACGGGCACCGGCGCCGGGAACAACATTCCGGCCGGCGTGACGGCGATGCGCACCACCGGTGCGGAGCTGACGGGCACCCGGCTGGACACGCAGAACACGGGAGAGCAGACCGTCGCCATCCTGAAGAAGACCGGATCCCCCGAGATCCCGATCAACACCCGCAACCTGCCCGACATCGACGGCGCTCCCGGTGGACTGTTCCCCGAGGCCCTGAACCTGCCGGGCCGTCCGGGCAACTTCGGAACGGCTGCCATGCTGGCCGGACTCCTCGAAGGCGAGCCGGCGGAACTGACGTACAACGCGACCACGTTCGTTCCGAGCGTCAGCGCCGTGGCCGCGGGCGCGATCGACGACCGCGACGCGCTCTACAGCAAGATCGACCCGGCCGACAGCGAGCTCGACCACTTCAAGTGTGCGAGCGACAACCAGGGACACACGGTCATCACCGAGGAGCTCGGTGAGTGGATCCTGGACAAGCTCCAGACTCCCTGA